gtttgacacatttttttttagattggtTAGATATACTTCCGCTTGCTGAGCTGCAGAAGCGCATCTAAGAAATCCTTCTCTAATCGTATGAGACCATTATGTTGGTATTAAATTTTATCCATAATCCAGGTAACACACAATTCACTAGCTTGATCTTTCAGCAGAATTATCAGTAGCTTCAAGATGACTCCATATACTTGAAAATTCTTACACGTCTCAAGAACCGAttacaaaagaataaaaaaaatttattaacaattattacataataaGTAAAAATTAGTTGGACTTCATTGTAAAGCGTCGTTTTTGGGTTTTTatcataattttctttttgcaCAATAAACACGTAATGAACATTTTTTCATGAGCAATTTCGAGGTAAAATAATGTGATCTTAAACTATTTACTTCGAGTcgtcataattaaaacaattttgtaaGATTCAATATCTTCTTTATTCTTTAGATTCTAATCTTAAGTGTACACTTGAAAGGGTTAACAAAGTAAATGTCAAATATagttaaagaatttttttttaactatccaAGATTTCTTTCATGGAAGCGTATGCTGCAAGAGGCGATTCAACAGGGGGTCTCCCTCCAATAATGTCCCAAGCCGTACCTGTTCTAGCTGACTTGTAAACTTCCACGACTCCCCTACCAACGGCACCTGCACTCTGCTTTTGTGCTTTGTCTGTGAGCCTTGTGAAGAGCTCGTTGTGTTCGGGGAATTCCTTAACGTTCTTTGCCAATCTTGTATCTGTAGTACCGGGACATATAACGAGCACCCTGACTCCAGTGATCTTGTAGTTCAATTCATGACCCAGTGATTTGGAAAACCCTAAGACAGCAAACTTTGACGCCTTATACGAAACCAAGAACGGGTCTATTGTATACCCGTATACAGAAGAAATGTTGATAATCGTTCCGCCTTTTCCACCATTGTCTTTTCTCATGTACTCTCTGAACTTAAGGGACCATTCGATAAGAGCTATTGAGTTTGTCGTCAACGTCTTTCTAGGATCAAATTCGTTGACCACTCCTGCGCAATTTACCAAAATATCTACGTCGTAGTTTCTTAAGATTAGTTGGGAGACTTCATCTAGATCCTTCGTGACGTCACACTTGATGAAAACCGCGCTGTTCTTTCCGTATTTTGCATTTAAAGTTGCCGCGGCGTCTCGTCCTTTGGGCACATCGATGTCTAGTATGATTATGATCTTTGCTCCCTTTTCGAGAAAATTATCGGCTATTGCATAACCAATACCTCGAGCAGCTCCAGTAACAATAATTACTTTGTTTTTCACTTCGTATTGAGAATCTATTGGTTTTTTTGGGTAGCCAAAACACTGGTATGCAGAGATGGCGAGTACCAGGAATAGAAGTAATTTCATTTTGATCACAGCTATTATTTTGGTATACGAAGATACTCGGTGACGTTGTAATTAAAGTAATGAGTTATTTCTCCTTCAGAATTCAGAATTTATAGAGCTATTAACAGGAAACAtcctcaataaaaaaatatgcaaattattttaaattgaacttgaataaatatttaatatttagtcgAAGCACAAAGACTAAGAAGTAGCATCGTTTTACGATGCAT
The Bombyx mori chromosome 5, ASM3026992v2 DNA segment above includes these coding regions:
- the LOC101746934 gene encoding 15-hydroxyprostaglandin dehydrogenase [NAD(+)], encoding MKLLLFLVLAISAYQCFGYPKKPIDSQYEVKNKVIIVTGAARGIGYAIADNFLEKGAKIIIILDIDVPKGRDAAATLNAKYGKNSAVFIKCDVTKDLDEVSQLILRNYDVDILVNCAGVVNEFDPRKTLTTNSIALIEWSLKFREYMRKDNGGKGGTIINISSVYGYTIDPFLVSYKASKFAVLGFSKSLGHELNYKITGVRVLVICPGTTDTRLAKNVKEFPEHNELFTRLTDKAQKQSAGAVGRGVVEVYKSARTGTAWDIIGGRPPVESPLAAYASMKEILDS